The Verrucomicrobiota bacterium genome includes a region encoding these proteins:
- the dusB gene encoding tRNA dihydrouridine synthase DusB: protein MLRLGTLALKSNLFLSPLAGYTNLPFRLAVRELGGLDLCTTDLVNARSLIEKRSKAFKLIESRPEDHPLAVQLFGSVPEEMRDAAGLMESIGIASVDINMGCPVRKVCQVGGGSAMMKELDRTSALVRMMVNAVKIPVTAKMRLGWDEQNLTAPDLARALEDAGIAAVFVHGRTREQGFGGVVNLAGIRSVVQAVRQIPVIGNGDVTTPQAAKMMLEETGCAGISIGRGAFYNPWIFNHTRHYLETGELLPEPVLEERLRLMRRHLAWMIEVFGEEHGCRMFRKIAPWYARRFGPANEFTKRVTLLRSQAHFEEILAHYLQWRRQFLDDTGELKPRFQPPPLVASFMLAPGQVAHSIPVPKGPVEKW, encoded by the coding sequence ATGTTGCGCTTAGGTACGCTCGCTTTGAAGTCCAACCTGTTCCTTTCGCCGCTGGCGGGTTACACCAACCTGCCATTCCGGCTGGCGGTGAGGGAACTGGGCGGTCTGGATTTATGCACGACGGACCTGGTGAACGCGCGATCCCTGATCGAGAAGCGATCCAAGGCTTTCAAGTTGATTGAAAGCCGCCCCGAGGATCACCCGCTGGCCGTGCAATTATTCGGCTCCGTGCCGGAGGAAATGCGTGATGCCGCTGGGTTGATGGAGTCCATTGGCATCGCGTCGGTGGACATCAACATGGGCTGTCCGGTGCGCAAGGTCTGCCAGGTGGGCGGCGGTTCTGCGATGATGAAGGAATTGGACCGCACTTCCGCGCTGGTGCGCATGATGGTCAACGCCGTCAAAATTCCCGTCACCGCCAAGATGCGTTTGGGCTGGGACGAGCAGAACCTCACCGCGCCAGACCTGGCGCGCGCCTTGGAGGACGCGGGGATCGCGGCGGTGTTTGTGCATGGCCGGACGCGCGAGCAGGGATTTGGCGGGGTAGTGAACCTGGCGGGCATTCGCTCGGTGGTGCAGGCAGTCCGGCAAATTCCGGTGATCGGCAACGGCGACGTGACCACACCGCAGGCAGCCAAAATGATGCTGGAGGAAACCGGTTGCGCCGGGATCAGCATTGGGCGCGGCGCGTTCTATAATCCCTGGATTTTCAACCACACCCGGCACTATCTGGAAACCGGCGAACTGCTGCCGGAGCCCGTCCTTGAGGAGCGCCTCCGCCTGATGCGGCGGCACCTCGCTTGGATGATCGAGGTATTTGGCGAGGAACATGGCTGCCGGATGTTTCGCAAGATCGCGCCTTGGTACGCGCGCCGGTTCGGCCCGGCCAACGAATTCACCAAACGGGTCACCCTGTTGCGCAGCCAGGCGCATTTCGAGGAAATCCTCGCGCATTATCTGCAATGGCGCCGCCAATTTCTGGATGACACTGGTGAATTAAAACCGCGCTTCCAACCGCCGCCACTGGTCGCCAGTTTCATGCTCGCGCCGGGCCAAGTGGCCCACAGCATTCCCGTGCCCAAGGGACCCGTGGAGAAGTGGTAA